In Manduca sexta isolate Smith_Timp_Sample1 unplaced genomic scaffold, JHU_Msex_v1.0 HiC_scaffold_2394, whole genome shotgun sequence, the following proteins share a genomic window:
- the LOC119192139 gene encoding annexin A7-like, producing MGFDGPRGGGGARLPPASGYQQSVPPHNSSLQLNGYGPSHTGYQPYEAPAADPYAQPSYNTPSSYQDNNYSAPAPAQTNSGYNSGGYGSNYGYSTGGQGNYENDGYSGGPGGPGGPGGAGDAGYGAVEPAYGGAAPAYDSYSQPSYNSYQQPQQPYNNYGGW from the exons ATGGGTTTTGACGGGCCACGCGGTGGCGGCGGAGCTCGCCTACCACCCGCAAGTGGGTATCAGCAGTCTGTGCCACCACACAATTCTTCATTGCAGCTGAATGGCTATGGCCCTTC ACACACGGGGTATCAACCATACGAGGCTCCGGCGGCGGATCCTTACGCGCAACCTTCGTACAACACGCCTAG TTCATATCAAGATAACAACTACTCGGCGCCTGCGCCCGCACAAACCAACTCTGGTTACAATTCTGGTGGTTATGGCTCTAATTACGGATATTCTACTGGTGGCCAAGGGAATTACGAAAATGACGGTTACAG TGGCGGGCCGGGCGGGCCGGGGGGCCCGGGCGGCGCGGGGGACGCGGGCTACGGCGCCGTGGAGCCCGCGtacggcggcgcggcgcccgCCTATGACTCCTACTCACAGCCCTCCTACAACTCGTACCAGCAGCCGCAGCAGCCCTACAACAACTATG GCGGTTGGTGA